The following are encoded together in the Ovis canadensis isolate MfBH-ARS-UI-01 breed Bighorn chromosome 2, ARS-UI_OviCan_v2, whole genome shotgun sequence genome:
- the CLTA gene encoding clathrin light chain A isoform X1, producing the protein MAELDPFGVPAGGPALGNGVAGEEDPAAAFLAQQESEIAGIENDEAFAILDGGAPGSQPHGEPPGIPDAVDGVTNGEYYQESNGPTDSYAAISQVDRLQSEPESIRKWREEQTERLEALDANSRKQEAEWKEKAIKELDEWYARQDEQLQKTKANNSTNINHPCYSLEQAAEEAFVNDIEESSPGTEWERVARLCDFNPKSSKQAKDVSRMRSVLISLKQAPLVH; encoded by the exons ATGGCTGAGTTAGATCCGTTCGGCGTCCCCGCTGGCGGTCCCGCCCTGGGGAACGGAGTGGCCGGCGAAGAGGACCCTGCCGCGGCCTTCTTGGCGCAGCAGGAGAGCGAGATTGCGGGCATCGAGAACGACGAGGCCTTCGCCATCCTGGACGGCGGCGCCCCCGGATCCCAGCCTCACGGCGAGCCGCCGGGGATTCCAG ATGCTGTTGATGGAGTGACGAATGGAGAATACTACCAG GAGAGTAATGGGCCGACAGACAGTTACGCAGCTATTTCACAAGTGGATCGATTGCAGTCAGAGCCTGAAAGTATCCGTAAATGGAGAGAAGAGCAGACGGAACGCTTGGAAGCCCTTG ATGCCAATTCTCGGAAGCAGGAAGCGGAGtggaaagaaaaagcaataaaggaGCTGGACGAGTGGTACGCGAGGCAGGATGAGCAGCTACAGAAGACAAAAGCCAACAACAG CACAAACATAAACCATCCTTGCTACAGCCTAGAACA GGCAGCAGAAGAAGCCTTTGTAAATGACATTGAGGAGTCGTCCCCAGGCACTGAGTGGGAACGGGTGGCCCGGCTGTGTGACTTTAACCCCAAGTCCAGCAAGCAGGCCAAAGATGTCTCCCGCATGCGTTCTGTCCTCATCTCCCTCAAGCAGGCCCCCCTGGTGCACTGA
- the CLTA gene encoding clathrin light chain A isoform X2 produces MAELDPFGVPAGGPALGNGVAGEEDPAAAFLAQQESEIAGIENDEAFAILDGGAPGSQPHGEPPGIPDAVDGVTNGEYYQESNGPTDSYAAISQVDRLQSEPESIRKWREEQTERLEALDANSRKQEAEWKEKAIKELDEWYARQDEQLQKTKANNRAAEEAFVNDIEESSPGTEWERVARLCDFNPKSSKQAKDVSRMRSVLISLKQAPLVH; encoded by the exons ATGGCTGAGTTAGATCCGTTCGGCGTCCCCGCTGGCGGTCCCGCCCTGGGGAACGGAGTGGCCGGCGAAGAGGACCCTGCCGCGGCCTTCTTGGCGCAGCAGGAGAGCGAGATTGCGGGCATCGAGAACGACGAGGCCTTCGCCATCCTGGACGGCGGCGCCCCCGGATCCCAGCCTCACGGCGAGCCGCCGGGGATTCCAG ATGCTGTTGATGGAGTGACGAATGGAGAATACTACCAG GAGAGTAATGGGCCGACAGACAGTTACGCAGCTATTTCACAAGTGGATCGATTGCAGTCAGAGCCTGAAAGTATCCGTAAATGGAGAGAAGAGCAGACGGAACGCTTGGAAGCCCTTG ATGCCAATTCTCGGAAGCAGGAAGCGGAGtggaaagaaaaagcaataaaggaGCTGGACGAGTGGTACGCGAGGCAGGATGAGCAGCTACAGAAGACAAAAGCCAACAACAG GGCAGCAGAAGAAGCCTTTGTAAATGACATTGAGGAGTCGTCCCCAGGCACTGAGTGGGAACGGGTGGCCCGGCTGTGTGACTTTAACCCCAAGTCCAGCAAGCAGGCCAAAGATGTCTCCCGCATGCGTTCTGTCCTCATCTCCCTCAAGCAGGCCCCCCTGGTGCACTGA